A genomic stretch from Penicillium digitatum chromosome 4, complete sequence includes:
- a CDS encoding NIF3 (NGG1p interacting factor 3) family protein: MTVSDSSIPSNWDFTLVHDLLRSPIDGCTARPSRHNESTISSLNERQAKDDPRYTTNGGLVELISRRSNPKLGDFGCLWELFNGTPAPASVTPTVGATKTTKSEQNKAQSSLEEQFSSSVERLAKKVTFSGLFGIESSVHVSSNSFCIINEPNPRVPEDTATGYTSYSSHLKLQATGITSDFGGQSFTILKRSSAQGPSGASANVKFGIPRTPPEVITRTRVGGPGDTPTAKSKLKSPSRGKGFRRNTRNYPITSEESAGLDSDTSVVFDHPISEKSVAIQLVPSQVGTPDGKSRRCDTPPSSFEDNDWILNADTLQGISSGGTRVRSTLHKSAAERRVTLMSRLLGHFPDYAQVVSQMGLTLDRRPSEGIGSRPIHVFVDLSNIMVGFHDLVKTSRNIPLSTRIRRVHMSFANLALIMERGRQTAKRVLVGSDRLPSVDEAEKLGYEASILERVHKVKTVTPRRNNKSWRNHGFSSQGASSGPETVAISGERWVEQGVDEILHLKILESILDTEHPATIVLATGDAAVAEFSGGFMKMVERGLQRDWNIELVSFSQGTSYAYRKKEFRTRWGDQFKLVELDRYLEELFE; encoded by the exons ATGACTGTATCGGATTCTTCTATCCCTTCAAATTGGGACTTCACTCTAGTGCATGACCTACTGCGGTCGCCTATTGATGGCTGCACTGCGAGACCTAGTCGTCACAATGAATCTACAATCTCCTCGCTCAATGAACGACAAGCCAAAGATGATCCCCGATACACCACTAATGGCGGTCTCGTGGAACTAATATCTCGGCGGAGTAACCCGAAGCTTGGTGACTTTGGTTGTCTTTGGGAGCTTTTTAACGGGACCCCAGCTCCTGCGAGCGTCACCCCAACCGTAGGGGCCACAAAGACCACCAAGTCTGAGCAGAACAAAGCTCAGTCATCACTTGAAGAACAATTTTCTAGCTCAGTGGAAAGACTCGCCAAAAAGGTCACGTTCTCTGGCCTCTTTGGCATCGAGTCATCTGTTCACGTTTCATCTAATAGCTTTTGTATCATCAATGAGCCAAATCCTCGGGTCCCCGAGGACACTGCCACTGGCTATACCTCCTATTCTTCCCACTTAAAATTGCAAGCGACAGGTATTACTTCTGATTTTGGGGGTCAATCATTTACTATCCTGAAGCGGTCCTCTGCTCAGGGGCCTTCTGGAGCGAGTGCCAATGTGAAATTTGGTATTCCACGAACACCCCCGGAGGTGATTACTAGAACCAGAGTCGGTGGTCCAGGCGATACTCCGACGGCAAAATCAAAATTAAAGTCCCCGTCTCGTGGAAAAGGTTTCCGAAGGAACACGCGCAACTATCCAATTACCTCTGAAGAAAGCGCTGGACTGGACTCGGACACAAGCGTTGTATTTGATCATCCGATTTCTGAGAAATCTGTGGCCATTCAATTGGTCCCATCTCAAGTCGGCACGCCTGATGGGAAGAGTCGCCGTTGCGATACCCCACCGTCATCATTCGAGGATAATGATTGGATTCTGAATGCCGACACCTTACAAGGAATTTCTTCTGGAGGTACTCGTGTGCGGTCTACCCTGCATAAATCTGCTGCTGAGCGAAGAGTCACATTGATGAGCCGACTCCTCGGCCATTTTCCTGACTACGCTCAAGTCGTGTCTCAAATGGGACTGACTTTGGACCGTCGTCCCAGCGAGGGCATTGGCTCACGTCCTATTCATGTCTTTGTTGACTTATCAAAC ATCATGGTCGGATTTCACGATTTGGTGAAAACCTCGCGAAATATCCCACTTTCAACCCGGATTCGTCGTGTCCATATGTCCTTCGCCAATCTCGCATTGATCATGGAACGCGGCCGCCAGACCGCCAAGAGAGTCTTAGTTGGCTCGGATCGTCTTCCCTCAGTCGATGAAGCTGAGAAACTCGGCTATGAAGCGAGTATTCTTGAACGTGTTCACAAAGTGAAGACCGTCACACCCCGTCGCAATAACAAGTCCTGGAGAAACCATGGTTTCAGCTCGCAGGGTGCATCGAGCGGTCCTGAAACGGTCGCTATCTCTGGAGAGCGATGGGTCGAGCAGGGTGTGGACGAAATTCTACACCTGAAGATCTTGGAGAGCATATTGGATACGGAACACCCGGCGACAATTGTTTTGGCAACAGGGGATGCAGCAGTAGCTGAGTTTTCCGGCGGTTTCATGAAGATGGTCGAGCGCGGGCTGCAGCGTGATTGGAACATTGAGCTTGTCAGCTTTTCGCAGGGCACAAGCTACGCATACCGAAAGAAGGAGTTCCGGACTCGGTGGGGAGACCAGTTCAAGCTGGTTGAGCTGGACCGTTACCTGGAGGAACTTTTTGAGTAA
- a CDS encoding Ran-interacting Mog1 protein — protein MSPFTEQDFFGGAIRGVVPQGWIDSSTLREVPDHQELWLSPTTLSNLIIEINQRVPQAEALHTFAALNHHQPTAAPGSGSAASATAETVDQAAALYHLHDLCDEGDTMQVIKSPTRVEVQLASSSPTPASAIKAYRGVVSFTTPVRGSGGRVPASADGSAAGVADAGVLGVQTNAAGGTGDGSVGLLQCAS, from the exons ATGTCTCCATTCACAGAGCAAGACTTCTTTGGCGGAGCCATTCGAGGCGTCGTGCCACAAGGTTGGATCGATTCGAG CACCCTCCGCGAGGTCCCGGACCACCAAGAGCTATGGCTCTCACCAACAACCCTCTCCAACCTAATCATCGAAATCAACCAGCGCGTTCCCCAAGCCGAAGCTCTACACACCTTCGCTGCGCtcaaccaccaccaacccaCCGCCGCCCCAGGCAGCGGTAGCGCAGCGTCCGCAACGGCAGAAACAGTCGACCAAGCCGCTGCCCTGTACCACCTGCACGATCTCTGCGACGAAGGCGACACCATGCAGGTAATCAAGTCGCCCACGCGCGTCGAAGTTCAGCTCGCTTCGTCCTCGCCGACCCCGGCTTCCGCTATCAAGGCGTATCGCGGCGTTGTCTCATTCACGACGCCGGTGCGCGGCAGTGGTGGACGTGTCCCTGCCTCTGCTGACGGGTCAGCAGCTGGTGTTGCGGATGCAGGGGTATTGGGTGTGCAAACGAATGCG GCTGGAGGCACAGGAGACGGATCTGTTGGTCTTCTTCAATGTGCCTCATGA
- a CDS encoding SET domain yields the protein MSEVVYITTEPSDRIQVKGITQTPDLIHPQLIESVDAIKGRQFRVSGPIPKGACLLIDSPYAIIPVVDEPAHNDNLICSNPACNRQAPRHIRTPCPNACIPDVTWCDSTCRDADSLRHGFECAWLKRYAGTIRSKWSEYDFGMLWVIVRLLAARHCQLHEVGVAESTGHWKPGWSGIESLCGSEETWPHDKVRSWSVLVKKYLRSSPALPHEMTADRVLHLICQEEANSFGLYPRETGHFPVPNPPVDRGEQFAAAVYPTAAMANHSCLPNIIHKADDKGRMVFTASRDIYPGEECCISYFDLTQYSDLTSRREHLRKSFRFVCQCERCTSEESDNPVEWTEMPMMDL from the exons ATGTCCGAAGTCGTATATATCACCACTGAACCCTCAGACCGGATTCAAGTAAAAGGAATCACCCAGACCCCTGATTTGATCCACCCACAGCTAATTGAAAGCGTCGACGCGATCAAAGGCCGCCAATTCCGCGTTTCCGGTCCCATCCCCAAAGGCGCCTGTCTCCTCATCGACTCCCCCTACGCAATCATCCCCGTCGTCGACGAACCCGCCCACAACGACAATCTCATCTGCAGCAATCCCGCTTGTAACCGGCAAGCACCCCGCCACATCCGGACTCCATGTCCGAATGCCTGTATCCCAGATGTGACGTGGTGCGACAGCACATGTCGCGACGCTGACAGTCTCCGACATGGGTTTGAATGCGCTTGGCTCAAACGGTATGCGGGGACTATTCGGTCTAAATGGAGTGAATATGACTTTGGCATGCTGTGGGTGATTGTTCGATTGCTTGCTGCGCGACATTGTCAGTTGCATGAGGTCGGTGTTGCCGAGTCGACGGGGCATTGGAAGCCTGGATGGAGTGGTATTGAATCGCTTTGTGGTTCTGAGGAGACTTGGCCCCATGACAAGGTCCGATCATGGTCTGTTCTTGTGAAGAAGTATCTTAGGAGTAGTCCTGCTCTTCCGCATGAGATGACTGCCGATCGTGTTCTTCATCTCATTTGTCAAGAAGAGGCAAACTCCTTTGGTCTTTACCCACGAGAAACAGGCCATTTCCCCGTACCGAACCCTCCTGTCGATCGAGGAGAGCAATTCGCGGCTGCTGTTTACCCCACCGCGGCAATGGCTAATCATTCATGTCTGCCAAAT ATCATCCATAAAGCCGACGACAAGGGACGGATGGTCTTTACCGCCTCCCGTGACATTTATCCGGGCGAGGAGTGTTGCATCTCGTATTTCGACCTCACCCAATATTCGGATCTAACTTCACGTCGCGAGCATCTTCGAAAATCGTTTCGTTTCGTGTGTCAGTGTGAACGATGTACCTCTGAAGAGTCTGACAATCCAGTAGAATGGACTGAAATGCCAATGATGGATTTGTGA
- a CDS encoding Short-chain dehydrogenase/oxidoreductase, putative, translating into MAFGYKQVLIIGATSGIGKTLVDKLVQDGSKVIVAGRRKENLNEIVQRHGSDRVSAKAFYVTQLEQIPQFASEIISENPDLDCIFVNSGIQRPFDYTKPETIDLDIFDQELITNYTSAVRLTKAFLPHLQSQKTATAIAFTTSQMALVPMMRCPNYGASKAALHHFILALRTQLQDGPGDVRVLEIYPPAVQIELHDSKHQPDLKDGHLMRMPLQEFVDEAWDRISAGEDQIPVGSAKDIYNGFEEFTGGDGIEERACPLQAASINSLKHDPS; encoded by the exons ATGGCTTTTGGATACAAGCAAGTCCTGATCATCGGCGCCACCTCCGGGATTGGCAAAACACTCGTTGACAAACTCGTCCAAGATGGATCAAAGGTAATTGTCGCCGGCCGCAGAAAGGAGAATCTCAATGAGATAGTCCAGCGACATGGTAGCGACAGGGTTTCTGCAAAGGCATTTTACGTCACGCAGCTCGAACAG aTCCCACAATTTGCATCCGAAATTATCTCCGAGAACCCTGATCTGGACTGCATCTTCGTCAACTCGGGTATCCAACGACCCTTCGATTATACCAAGCCGGAAACCATCGATCTGGACATCTTCGACCAGGAACTGATCACGAACTATACATCCGCGGTCCGCTTAACCAAGGCATTCCTCCCACACTTGCAGAGCCAAAAGACCGCAACAGCCATCGCATTCACTACGTCACAAATGGCGCTCGTGCCTATGATGCGATGCCCGAATTACGGCGCTTCCAAGGCTGCTCTACACCATTTCATCCTTGCCCTCCGCACTCAGCTGCAGGATGGTCCTGGGGATGTTCGGGTTTTGGAGATTTATCCTCCGGCCGTGCAGATTGAGCTTCATGATTCTAAACATCAACCTGATTTGAAGGATGGGCATTTGATGAGGATGCCGTTGCAAGAATTTGTTGATGAGGCTTGGGATCGGATCTCAGCGGGAGAGGATCAGATTCCGGTTGGATCTGCAAAGGACATCTACAATGGGTTCGAG GAGTTCACAGGCGGAGACGGAATCGAGGAAAGAGCTTGCCCGTTACAAGCCGCCAGTATCAACTCGCTGAAACACGACCCATCATAA
- a CDS encoding HMG box-containing protein C19G7.04, which translates to MARVNTANPLVKSTPLKETVARTIGTSHNNPLSREPCLNARNTAKYNLPTRPPSQSRRQANSSSGSFDILPDNDSTSESEYGQHRPTGKLNKQRTLGLARVNSLLLPAKRRPRPAIRRETEDFDKENDIPEYVTDGYQTLDLTPTRPTAQQPPTRSRMDYTAATQPAAEEEEEEEEEEEEEEEEEEEEEEEEEEDSSDSLLDGFIVSDNDELSFFETSDPETPDTEDEPSPAPSPVRSPRKRLMRGRRPIAEAESNTTADEEPSMESVKTELDLSVKRSKAVIPAPEDCTPNLPTSLRLTSSVHKAKIPKPQVEPSYLLHFGLQNTNDLIQHLEDLGLDSDNEPTLQTEPEQSRSESENELPSQLYPSHNTLPPVTPSRAKSHFSLNRSVTSVESSSGMAIPTTLKAKKKAEAARKREMRAQLAEFNQRKISFAEEFLQHLDHAFDSQITRMTEETGGIKIIWTKNFRNTAGRATVRSERILRGEAGVEEPGKRRYLATIELSEKVLDSEDKILCTMTHEYCHLLDIMVTENRAKGTAQHGASFKHWGDRCVNALKGHPIYGGRVEVTTKHTYEINHKYIWACKGKDCDFKVGRHSKSVDPKRQFCGRCRGVLEQIKPVPRAVVSRAVAPRRSVVKSMVAGEEKEIMILDP; encoded by the exons ATGGCAAGGGTCAACACAGCCAACCCGCTGGTCAAAAGCACACCTCTCAAAGAGACGGTCGCACGCACCATAGGGACATCCCACAACAATCCACTGTCCAGAGAGCCATGTCTCAATGCCAGAAATACAGCCAAGTACAATTTGCCAACCAGGCCGCCAAGCCAGTCGCGACGGCAGGCCAATAGCTCAAGTGGATCATTTGACATATTACCAGACAACGATTCCACATCGGAAAGTGAATATGGACAGCACAGGCCTACCGGAAAGCTGAACAAACAAAGAACACTGGGACTTGCACGTGTGAACTCGTTACTTCTACCAGCAAAGCGGAGACCACGTCCAGCCATCCGAAGGGAGACCGAAGATTTTGACAAGGAAAACGACATACCAGAATATGTCACGGATGGATATCAAACTCTGGACTTAACCCCAACAAGGCCAACTGCCCAACAGCCTCCTACCAGAAGCAGGATGGATTATACAGCCGCGACACAGCCAGCggctgaagaagaagaagaagaagaagaagaagaagaagaagaagaagaagaagaagaagaagaagaagaagaagaagaagaagatagcTCTGACTCACTACTAGATGGGTTCATTGTCAGTGACAATGACGAGCTTAGCTTCTTTGAGACATCAGATCCCGAGACACCCGACACAGAAGACGAACCCAGCCCAGCTCCGTCACCGGTCAGGTCGCCAAGAAAAAGACTCATGCGTGGAAGAAGACCAATAGCAGAAGCCGAATCAAACACTACTGCAGATGAGGAGCCCTCAATGGAATCTGTGAAGACAGAGCTGGATCTGTCagtgaaaagatcaaagGCAGTCATCCCTGCACCCGAAGACTGCACACCAAACCTTCCAACCAGTTTAAGATTAACTTCTTCTGTTCACAAGGCAAAGATACCCAAGCCACAGGTTGAACCAAGCTATCTTCTTCACTTCGGCCTCCAAAATACCAACGACCTCATCCAACACCTTGAGGATCTTGGCCTAGACAGCGACAATGAGCCTACACTGCAAACCGAGCCAGAGCAGTCCAG ATCAGAATCAGAGAATGAACTACCATCACAATTATACCCAAGCCACAATACCCTACCACCAGTCACACCGTCGCGTGCAAAATCTCACTTTTCTCTCAACCGCTCTGTCACATCGGTTGAGAGTTCGTCCGGCATGGCTATTCCCACCACCTTaaaggccaagaagaaggcggAGGCGGCGCGGAAACGCGAGATGCGGGCCCAACTGGCCGAATTTAATCAAAGGAAGATCAGCTTTGCCGAAGAGTTCCTCCAGCATCTTGACCATGCCTTCGATAGCCAGATTACTCGCATGACCGAGGAAACTGGCGGCATCAAGATCATCTGGACAAAGAATTTCAGAAATACCGCCGGTCGAGCAACCGTACGTTCAGAAAGAATCCTTCGAGGAGAAGCCGGCGTAGAAGAACCCGGGAAACGACGCTACCTCGCCACCATTGAGCTCTCCGAGAAAGTCTTGGACAGCGAAGATAAGATCCTCTGCACCATGACACACGAATACTGCCACCTCCTCGATATCATGGTTACTGAGAACCGGGCCAAGGGTACTGCGCAGCATGGCGCCAGTTTCAAGCATTGGGGTGACCGATGTGTGAACGCACTGAAAGGCCACCCTATCTACGGGGGCCGGGTCGAGGTCACGACCAAGCATACCTATGAGATCAACCATAAATACATCTGGGCCTGCAAGGGGAAGGACTGTGATTTCAAGGTCGGGCGACACTCAAAAAGTGTTGACCCAAAGCGTCAATTCTGTGGCCGTTGCAGGGGCGTCCTCGAGCAGATCAAGCCGGTGCCGAGGGCTGTGGTATCCAGGGCTGTGGCACCGAGGAGGTCTGTCGTCAAGTCGATGGTTGCAGgtgaggagaaggagattaTGATCCTTGATCCTTGA